TCTTGGCCGTAGTGCCGGTGCCGCAGGGCGAACGGTCCATATGAGACTCGCCGTAGATCACCACGCCCCGGCCGTTTCCGGTCTGCGGATCCTCGTCGTAGAATTCGGTGACATCCACCGTGGTCACCTCCGGCCGCTCGGGGTGAACCACATCCACGGATCGGTTGGCGGCGTCGATGATGTCCATCCCCAGGGAAACCAATCGCCCCCTGTTTCCCGGCACCAGATCGATGCTGATTTTGCGGGCCGAAACCATGGCAAAAAAACCGCCCACGCAGACCAGGTCGACGGGAACCGTTCCGAATCCGGGGACATCGATGTTTCGATCCGTTTCCAGAACGAACGAGGGCACCATGTCGATGGCCACGGATTCCACATGCCCATCGTGGACGCGGGTATGGGCATCCAGCGGCCCGGAGGGGGTGTCGACCGTGATTACCGTTTCGCCCTCTTCGGCCTTCAGTGCCCCGACTTCGATCAGGGTGGCCACAGCCCCGATGGTGGCGTGGCCGCACAGGTAGGGGTAGCGCCGGGCATCCATGTAAAAAAGACCGAAAGCGCCGTTGTCGCTGACCGGTTCGGTCACCGCCGCCGCCATGATTCCCCGGTGCCCGCGGGGCTCGCGGGTCAGCAGCTTGCGGACATGGTCGAAACGGGCTTCGAAATGGCTCCGTTTATCCTTCATGGTACCACCGGGCAGGCGTCCCACACCGCCCACCAGCAGGCGGGTGGGTTCTCCCTGGGTGTAGGAATCGATGGTGACGATGCGGTCACCATAACGCTCCAAAAATCCTTTTTCGAGGCTTTCCAATCTGAGCATCGTTAAGCTCCTTAAAAACGAAACCTGAAAACGGCGGATGCTGCTTTCAGGTTTGGAAAAGACGGTTGGGGCGGTCTCCGCGCCGGTCTCATTCCGCAGGGATCAGGTGGCAATGGTGCGGTGCCACCTGCACGCTGACCGACTCGCCGATCTTGTAAAGACGGGTGCGCATCATGCTGATGATGTGGATTTCCCGGCCGGCAGCCAGTTCGATGAAGTAGCTGACCTCGCCGCCCATGTAGCTGCGGTCCTTGATGCGGCCTTCGAAGTGGTTCAATCCCGGGACCGGTTTGAATTCCTCTTTGGGAAAGGCGTCGAAACGCTGGGCGCGCACGATCATCTCTACCTTGTCGCCCCTGGAAAACCCGCCCTTATTTTTGGCGAAAAGGATGTCGCCGGTTTCGATCCGGACATGAACATGGCTGTCGTCCACATCCACGACCTCTCCGCCAGTGAAGTTGGAGTGGCCCAGAAAGCTGGCCACGAAATGGTTGACCGGTTCATTGTACACGGATTCGGGACCGCCCTCCTGCTGCTTGCGGCCATCTTTCATCACCAGGATCTTGTCGGACATGCTCAACGCTTCGCGCTGATCGTGGGTGACGAAAATGGTGGTGACGCCCAGCATCTGCTGGAGATTGTCCACCTCGCGGCGCATGGCCTCCCTCAAATTCTCGTCCAGGGCCGACAGGGGCTCGTCCATTAAAAGGACATCCGGTTCGATCACAATGGCCCGGGCCATGGCAATGCGCTGCTGCTGGCCACCGGACAACTGGCTGGGCATGCGGTTCTCCACTCCGGGCAGACGCACCATCTCCAGGGCCCGGGAAACCTTTTCCTCGATTTCGTCCCTGGAGACATTGCGGTATTTCAGGCCGAAGGCCACATTGTCGAAAATGGTCTTATGGGGAAACAGGGCGTAGTTCTGGAAAATCATGCCCAGGTTGCGTTTGTGGATGGGCGTGTCGTTGATGCGTTTGCCCTTGATGAAGATATCTCCTTCGGTGGGCTCCTCCAACCCGGCCACCATGCGCAAAAGGGTGGTCTTGCCGCAGCCGGACGGCCCCAGCAGGGTGACCAGCGATCCCTCTTCGATGTCGAAGTCCATCTTCTCGACAGCCACAACCTTGCCGAAGCGTTTCATGATTCCTTTGAACTGTACCATGGGCGGTTTGTTGCCGGTAGCCACGTTCGCCTGTCCCCCTGTTTTGCTTGTTTAATCCGGACCGCTGCCGTGCAGCGGTCCGGGGTTCAATTCTTTTACCTTTTTGAATGGAAGTTAGCTGCCTGC
This window of the uncultured Desulfosarcina sp. genome carries:
- a CDS encoding proline racemase family protein translates to MLRLESLEKGFLERYGDRIVTIDSYTQGEPTRLLVGGVGRLPGGTMKDKRSHFEARFDHVRKLLTREPRGHRGIMAAAVTEPVSDNGAFGLFYMDARRYPYLCGHATIGAVATLIEVGALKAEEGETVITVDTPSGPLDAHTRVHDGHVESVAIDMVPSFVLETDRNIDVPGFGTVPVDLVCVGGFFAMVSARKISIDLVPGNRGRLVSLGMDIIDAANRSVDVVHPERPEVTTVDVTEFYDEDPQTGNGRGVVIYGESHMDRSPCGTGTTAKMTLLHHHGRLAPGQTYRNAGPLGTVFEGRIVKTAAIGGIEGIVGQIRGNAQITGYHQFVVDAADPFPEGFLL
- a CDS encoding ABC transporter ATP-binding protein, encoding MATGNKPPMVQFKGIMKRFGKVVAVEKMDFDIEEGSLVTLLGPSGCGKTTLLRMVAGLEEPTEGDIFIKGKRINDTPIHKRNLGMIFQNYALFPHKTIFDNVAFGLKYRNVSRDEIEEKVSRALEMVRLPGVENRMPSQLSGGQQQRIAMARAIVIEPDVLLMDEPLSALDENLREAMRREVDNLQQMLGVTTIFVTHDQREALSMSDKILVMKDGRKQQEGGPESVYNEPVNHFVASFLGHSNFTGGEVVDVDDSHVHVRIETGDILFAKNKGGFSRGDKVEMIVRAQRFDAFPKEEFKPVPGLNHFEGRIKDRSYMGGEVSYFIELAAGREIHIISMMRTRLYKIGESVSVQVAPHHCHLIPAE